A single genomic interval of Bradyrhizobium sp. sBnM-33 harbors:
- a CDS encoding LLM class flavin-dependent oxidoreductase produces the protein MEIGYFTMPSHPPECGLKEGHDWDLQTLRWLDELGYQEAWIGEHHTAPWEPHPSPDLILAQAFLQTKNIRLGPGGFLLPYHHPAELANRVAMLDHLSGGRLNFGVAASGLPSDWAMFNVDGMSGQNRDMTREALEIILKMWTEDAPWTHTGKFWTVSKPDTMFDFLKPHIKPLQAPHPPIGVAGLSKGSDTLKLAGERGYIPMSLNLNPAYVGSHWESVEIGAAKTGRKPKRSDWRLVREVFIADTDEEAWRLSVGDMMGRMMGEYFLPLLGHFGFKDYLKATPDIADSDVTVEYCARNNWIVGSPATVTEKIERIYHEVGGFGTLLVFGFDYKHKPEAWHNSLRLLKQEVMPRLQHLDAGLTKAA, from the coding sequence ATGGAGATCGGATACTTCACGATGCCGTCCCATCCGCCGGAGTGCGGATTGAAAGAGGGTCACGACTGGGACCTGCAGACGCTGCGCTGGCTCGACGAGCTCGGCTATCAGGAAGCCTGGATCGGCGAGCACCACACCGCGCCCTGGGAACCGCATCCCTCGCCCGATCTCATTCTCGCGCAGGCGTTTCTGCAGACCAAAAATATCCGCCTTGGCCCCGGCGGTTTCCTGTTGCCCTATCACCACCCCGCCGAACTGGCCAACCGCGTCGCGATGCTCGATCATCTCTCCGGCGGACGTCTCAACTTCGGCGTCGCGGCAAGCGGCCTGCCGAGCGACTGGGCGATGTTCAACGTCGACGGCATGTCCGGCCAGAACCGCGACATGACGCGCGAGGCGCTGGAGATCATCCTGAAAATGTGGACCGAGGACGCGCCCTGGACCCATACCGGCAAGTTCTGGACCGTGAGCAAGCCCGACACGATGTTCGACTTCCTCAAGCCCCACATCAAGCCGTTGCAGGCGCCGCATCCGCCGATCGGCGTTGCCGGTCTCTCCAAGGGCTCGGATACGCTCAAGCTCGCCGGCGAGCGCGGCTACATCCCGATGAGCCTCAACCTCAACCCGGCTTACGTCGGCAGCCACTGGGAATCGGTCGAGATCGGTGCTGCGAAAACCGGACGCAAGCCGAAGCGCAGCGACTGGCGCCTGGTGCGCGAGGTGTTCATCGCCGACACCGACGAGGAGGCGTGGCGGCTTTCCGTCGGCGACATGATGGGCCGGATGATGGGCGAATATTTTCTGCCTCTGCTCGGCCATTTCGGCTTCAAGGACTATCTCAAGGCCACGCCCGACATCGCCGACTCCGACGTTACGGTCGAATATTGCGCCCGCAACAACTGGATCGTCGGCTCGCCTGCGACGGTCACCGAGAAGATCGAGCGGATCTATCATGAGGTCGGCGGCTTCGGCACGCTTCTGGTGTTCGGCTTCGACTACAAGCACAAGCCGGAAGCCTGGCACAATTCGCTCCGCCTGTTGAAGCAGGAAGTGATGCCGCGGCTGCAGCATCTCGATGCTGGTCTCACCAAGGCGGCGTGA
- a CDS encoding DedA family protein, with protein sequence MTSFLDPVIALVSAYPWLAYLTLFLAALLEAIPVAGALVPGSTLILALSALVPGGELKLWGVIAAAIAGAILGDGSAFWAGHRAQRRILNAWPMSKYPGVMAQSETFFHRWGTLAVLFARFVPPIRAFVPITAGALGMSPAVFFGVNIPAVLAWALAHVLPGVLAVSALHEYAGLPHDQGTGKHLWILAVFAAAIIALGVWTLRRRRMGKPPSD encoded by the coding sequence GTGACTTCATTCCTCGATCCCGTGATTGCATTGGTATCGGCCTATCCCTGGCTGGCCTACCTGACGCTATTTCTGGCAGCCCTCTTGGAAGCGATCCCGGTCGCAGGCGCGCTGGTGCCGGGCTCAACCCTCATCCTTGCGCTGAGTGCGCTGGTGCCCGGCGGCGAACTGAAGCTGTGGGGCGTGATCGCGGCCGCGATCGCCGGCGCCATACTCGGCGACGGCTCGGCGTTTTGGGCCGGCCATCGCGCGCAACGCCGAATTCTTAACGCCTGGCCGATGTCGAAATATCCAGGCGTGATGGCGCAGAGCGAGACGTTCTTCCACCGCTGGGGGACGCTGGCCGTGTTGTTCGCGCGCTTTGTGCCACCGATCCGTGCCTTCGTACCGATCACCGCGGGCGCGCTCGGGATGTCGCCGGCCGTTTTCTTCGGCGTCAATATTCCCGCGGTACTGGCCTGGGCTTTGGCGCATGTGCTGCCAGGCGTGCTCGCGGTCTCGGCATTGCATGAATATGCCGGCCTGCCGCATGACCAGGGCACCGGCAAGCACCTGTGGATTTTAGCCGTGTTCGCGGCGGCGATCATCGCGCTCGGCGTCTGGACGCTGCGCCGCCGCCGGATGGGGAAGCCTCCTTCGGATTAA
- the cobS gene encoding cobaltochelatase subunit CobS: MTTAAMSKVSEPVGLPDMKVSVRQVFGIDSDLEVPAYSEVDPHVPEVDSDYRFDRATTLAILAGFAKNRRVMVTGYHGTGKSTHIEQVAARLNWPCVRVNLDSHISRIDLVGKDSIVIKDGKQVTEFRDGILPWALQHNIALVFDEYDAGRPDVMFVIQRVLEVSGRLTLLDQNKVIKPHPAFRLFSTANTVGLGDTSGLYHGTQQINQGQMDRWSIVTTLNYLAHDEEVEIVLAKAHHYRTQEGRDIVNKMVRLADLTRNAFANGDLSTVMSPRTVITWAENSDIFGDIGFAFRVTFLNKCDELERPLVAEFYQRCFNQELPESSVNVALS, translated from the coding sequence ATGACGACCGCCGCCATGAGCAAAGTTTCGGAGCCCGTCGGACTGCCCGACATGAAGGTGTCGGTCCGGCAGGTTTTCGGTATCGACAGCGATCTCGAAGTGCCGGCCTATTCCGAAGTCGACCCGCACGTGCCGGAAGTCGATTCGGACTACCGCTTCGACCGCGCCACCACGCTCGCGATTCTCGCCGGTTTCGCCAAGAACCGCCGCGTCATGGTCACCGGCTATCACGGCACCGGTAAATCGACCCATATCGAGCAGGTCGCGGCGCGCCTGAACTGGCCCTGCGTGCGCGTCAACCTGGACAGCCACATCAGCCGTATCGATCTGGTCGGCAAGGACTCGATCGTCATCAAGGACGGCAAGCAGGTCACCGAATTCCGCGACGGCATTCTGCCTTGGGCGCTGCAACACAACATCGCGCTGGTGTTCGACGAATACGACGCCGGCCGCCCCGACGTGATGTTCGTGATCCAGCGCGTGCTGGAAGTCTCCGGCCGGCTGACGCTGTTGGACCAGAACAAGGTGATCAAGCCGCACCCGGCGTTCCGCCTGTTTTCCACCGCCAACACGGTCGGCCTCGGCGACACCTCGGGCCTCTATCACGGCACCCAGCAGATCAACCAGGGCCAGATGGACCGCTGGTCGATCGTCACCACACTGAACTATCTGGCGCATGACGAGGAAGTCGAGATCGTGCTGGCCAAGGCGCATCACTACCGCACCCAGGAAGGTCGCGACATCGTCAACAAGATGGTGCGGCTGGCCGATCTCACCCGTAACGCATTCGCCAATGGCGATTTGTCGACGGTGATGAGCCCGCGGACCGTGATCACCTGGGCCGAGAACTCCGACATCTTCGGCGACATCGGCTTTGCGTTCCGCGTCACCTTCCTCAACAAATGTGACGAGCTGGAGCGGCCGCTTGTGGCCGAATTCTATCAGCGCTGCTTCAACCAGGAGCTGCCCGAGAGTTCGGTGAACGTGGCGCTTTCGTAA
- a CDS encoding NADH:flavin oxidoreductase/NADH oxidase: protein MSALFTPIKLRGLTLPNRIMVAPMCQYSAVDGEANDWHFTHINSLALSGAGAFCIEATAVEPTGRITPGCLGLYNDATEAALRPILASVRKRSKTAVMMQLAHAGRKASSHTPWDGGQLIPVAEGGWRPEGPSAIPHKEGEPPPVAFDATGLARVRDAFVAATKRAERLGIDAIEVHSAHGYLLHQFLSPIANRRTDQYGGSLQNRMRFPLEVFDAVRAAFPHDKPVGIRVSCTDWVEGGWDLAQTIEFAQELKKHGVDWIDASSGGVSPLQKIPLGPGYQVPFAQAIREATGLTTIAVGLITEPKQAEEIIASGKADMVALARAMLYDPRWGWHAAAELGGEVFAPPQYWRSQPSTQKALFGATTFGTR from the coding sequence ATGAGCGCTTTGTTTACCCCGATCAAACTGCGCGGCCTGACGCTTCCTAACCGCATCATGGTGGCGCCGATGTGCCAGTATTCGGCCGTGGACGGCGAGGCCAATGACTGGCACTTCACCCACATCAATTCGCTGGCGCTGTCGGGAGCTGGTGCCTTCTGCATCGAGGCGACCGCGGTGGAGCCGACCGGCCGGATCACGCCGGGCTGCCTCGGCCTCTATAACGACGCCACTGAAGCCGCGCTGAGGCCGATCCTGGCGTCGGTGCGCAAACGTTCGAAGACCGCCGTGATGATGCAGCTGGCCCATGCCGGCCGCAAGGCGTCGAGCCACACGCCGTGGGATGGCGGGCAACTGATCCCGGTGGCCGAAGGCGGCTGGCGGCCGGAGGGACCGTCGGCGATCCCGCACAAGGAGGGCGAGCCGCCGCCCGTTGCCTTCGATGCCACAGGCCTTGCGCGCGTGCGCGATGCGTTCGTGGCGGCTACGAAGCGCGCCGAGCGGCTCGGCATCGACGCCATCGAGGTGCACTCGGCGCACGGCTATCTCCTGCACCAGTTCCTGTCGCCGATCGCCAACCGGCGCACCGATCAATATGGCGGCTCGTTGCAGAATCGCATGCGCTTTCCGCTCGAAGTGTTCGACGCGGTGCGCGCGGCGTTTCCGCATGACAAGCCGGTCGGCATTCGCGTTTCCTGCACCGACTGGGTCGAGGGCGGCTGGGATCTGGCGCAGACCATCGAATTCGCGCAGGAGCTGAAGAAGCACGGCGTCGACTGGATCGACGCATCCTCGGGCGGCGTCTCGCCGCTGCAAAAAATTCCGCTCGGCCCCGGGTATCAGGTGCCGTTCGCGCAAGCGATCCGCGAGGCGACCGGTCTCACCACGATCGCCGTCGGCCTGATCACCGAGCCGAAGCAGGCCGAGGAGATCATTGCCTCGGGCAAGGCCGACATGGTCGCGCTCGCCCGCGCCATGCTCTACGACCCGCGCTGGGGCTGGCACGCCGCCGCCGAACTCGGCGGCGAGGTGTTCGCCCCGCCGCAATACTGGCGCTCGCAGCCCTCGACACAGAAGGCGCTGTTCGGCGCCACGACGTTCGGCACGAGGTAG
- a CDS encoding citrate synthase family protein, translating into MKKSAGLYLSAREASAELAISQATLYAYVSRGLIRSEPSEDSRSHRYRAEDVRTLKERRAPSPEPRGLRSFDADLPVMDSAVGTITEDGAIYRGVNCIDLAERDTLEHAATLLWDVTGVDPFDQNNCPVVSDEMRAVAEAARGANAIDRAIAVLALAARADPRAFTRADEERAMLGGRIMRLVVATMLNSKSSAKPLHLQIARVWAPEHKHAADLIRRALVLLADHELNASTFTVRCAASTGLNLYDAMIAGLVALKGPKHGGAGVLAAQLLKTLANGEVAPVIRERVALGERFAGFGHGVYKHGDPRARALLEALARSGADRKLTHEIPERIAEATGEFVNIDYALAVLVHTLGLPPGHELVLFSMARTVGWIAHACEQLRHGRLIRPRARYVGPAPGRSPSRA; encoded by the coding sequence ATGAAAAAATCCGCCGGCCTTTACCTCTCGGCCCGCGAGGCCTCCGCCGAGCTCGCGATCTCCCAGGCAACCCTCTACGCTTATGTCAGCCGTGGCCTGATCCGCTCGGAACCGTCGGAGGATTCTCGCAGCCACCGTTACCGGGCCGAGGACGTCCGCACGCTGAAAGAGCGGCGCGCGCCGTCGCCGGAGCCGCGCGGCCTGCGCAGCTTCGACGCCGATCTGCCGGTGATGGATTCGGCCGTCGGAACGATCACCGAGGACGGCGCGATCTACCGCGGCGTCAACTGCATCGATCTTGCCGAGCGTGACACGCTCGAACATGCCGCGACGCTGTTGTGGGACGTGACCGGTGTCGATCCGTTTGATCAGAACAATTGTCCCGTTGTGTCGGACGAAATGCGCGCAGTGGCCGAGGCCGCACGTGGGGCTAATGCGATCGATCGCGCCATCGCCGTGCTCGCGCTCGCCGCCAGGGCTGACCCGAGGGCCTTCACCCGCGCCGACGAAGAGCGCGCGATGCTAGGTGGCCGCATCATGCGCCTCGTGGTCGCGACCATGCTGAACTCCAAATCCTCGGCAAAGCCGCTTCACTTGCAGATCGCACGCGTCTGGGCGCCGGAGCACAAGCACGCGGCCGATCTGATCCGCCGCGCGCTGGTGCTGCTGGCGGATCATGAGCTGAATGCCTCGACCTTTACCGTGCGCTGCGCGGCCTCGACCGGGCTAAATCTCTACGATGCCATGATCGCCGGCCTCGTCGCGCTGAAGGGCCCGAAGCACGGCGGCGCCGGCGTGCTGGCGGCGCAGCTTTTGAAGACGCTTGCCAATGGCGAGGTAGCCCCCGTCATCCGCGAGCGCGTCGCGCTCGGCGAGCGCTTCGCGGGCTTTGGCCATGGCGTCTATAAGCATGGCGATCCCCGTGCGCGGGCGCTCTTGGAGGCACTGGCACGCTCGGGCGCGGACCGTAAGCTGACCCACGAAATCCCGGAGCGGATCGCGGAGGCGACTGGCGAGTTCGTCAATATCGACTATGCCCTTGCGGTGCTGGTGCACACGCTCGGACTACCGCCGGGCCATGAACTGGTGCTGTTTTCCATGGCGCGCACGGTCGGATGGATCGCGCATGCCTGCGAGCAATTGCGCCATGGCCGGCTGATCCGGCCTCGCGCGCGCTATGTCGGCCCCGCACCGGGACGAAGCCCGTCCCGGGCTTAA
- a CDS encoding BolA family protein — protein sequence MSTRDIIINKLREAFLPESLDVADESHLHEGHAGHRPGGETHFRVYIVSPAFEGKSRVERHRMVNTALAVELEGSVHALAIKAQAPGEAAGR from the coding sequence ATGAGCACCAGGGACATTATCATAAACAAGTTGCGTGAAGCTTTCTTGCCGGAAAGCCTCGACGTCGCGGACGAATCTCATCTGCACGAGGGTCATGCGGGCCACCGGCCAGGCGGTGAGACGCATTTCAGGGTCTATATCGTATCTCCGGCCTTCGAAGGGAAGAGCCGGGTTGAACGCCACCGCATGGTAAACACGGCACTTGCGGTGGAACTTGAGGGCTCCGTCCATGCACTCGCCATCAAGGCGCAGGCGCCGGGAGAAGCCGCCGGGAGGTAG
- a CDS encoding citrate synthase/methylcitrate synthase, translated as MNMQISKTPIGLDGIPAAETVLSHVDGERGELIIAGERVGDLAGKSSFEGVTARLWNAATGTSLNEANVRSRLGAARERAFARLPELLPATRGMSIVDGFRAAVAGLRGENGLEHEATIVGALPVIAGALLQRAKGEDPIAPDPSLGHAADTLSMLRGRKAEPREITALDTYFVTVCDHGMNASTFTTRVVASTQADLFAAVTAGYCALTGPLHGGAPEPVLEMLDAIGSTERIKPWVDSALGRGERLMGFGHRVYRVRDPRADVLKRAIERLAGGGTDLPFAGEVEAYIREALRRKNPERPLDTNVEFFTAILLDALKIPRQAFTPIFAVARAAGWTAHAREQQRGGRLIRPSSAYVGPMPG; from the coding sequence ATGAACATGCAGATTTCCAAGACCCCGATCGGCCTCGACGGCATTCCGGCCGCCGAAACCGTGCTCAGCCATGTCGACGGCGAGCGCGGCGAACTGATCATTGCCGGTGAGCGGGTCGGCGACCTCGCGGGAAAATCCAGTTTCGAAGGCGTCACCGCGCGGCTGTGGAACGCCGCAACAGGAACCTCGCTCAACGAAGCCAATGTGCGCTCTAGGCTTGGCGCTGCGCGGGAACGCGCGTTCGCAAGGCTACCCGAATTGCTGCCGGCAACGCGTGGCATGTCGATTGTCGACGGCTTTCGCGCAGCCGTTGCCGGCCTGCGCGGCGAGAACGGACTTGAGCACGAGGCGACCATCGTCGGCGCGTTGCCGGTGATTGCCGGCGCGCTGCTGCAGCGGGCCAAAGGCGAGGACCCCATCGCGCCCGACCCGAGTCTTGGCCATGCCGCCGACACGCTGTCGATGCTGCGCGGCCGCAAAGCCGAACCACGCGAGATCACCGCGCTCGACACCTACTTCGTTACGGTGTGCGATCACGGCATGAATGCGTCGACCTTCACGACACGCGTGGTGGCCTCGACGCAGGCGGATTTGTTCGCAGCCGTCACAGCCGGTTATTGCGCTCTGACCGGGCCGCTGCATGGCGGCGCCCCCGAGCCGGTGCTGGAGATGCTGGATGCGATCGGCTCGACCGAGCGGATCAAACCGTGGGTCGACAGCGCGCTGGGCCGTGGCGAGCGGCTGATGGGATTCGGCCACCGCGTCTATCGCGTCCGCGACCCACGCGCAGATGTGCTCAAGCGCGCGATCGAGCGGCTCGCAGGAGGCGGCACCGATCTGCCGTTCGCGGGCGAGGTGGAGGCCTATATCCGCGAGGCCCTGCGGCGGAAAAATCCGGAGCGCCCGCTCGATACCAATGTGGAGTTCTTCACCGCAATCCTGCTCGACGCGCTGAAAATTCCGCGACAGGCGTTTACGCCGATCTTTGCGGTGGCGCGCGCCGCAGGCTGGACCGCGCATGCCCGCGAGCAGCAGCGTGGCGGCCGGCTGATCCGGCCGAGTTCGGCGTATGTCGGGCCGATGCCGGGGTGA
- a CDS encoding J domain-containing protein, giving the protein MPIDSSKFFDSIRIKPNKLSAKQQAQTREEAAMCEWAGCQNKGPHRAPKGRENSREYWHFCLNHVREYNQSYNFFQGMNADAVARYQKDALTGHRPTWKMGANTAGKKGKQPSAEDFDGAADPFSMFSELNGRGRWRPGPGAQAKTETRKVMNAERKALQVMGLTSEATLDDVKAKYKALVKQHHPDANGGDRSTEDRLIEIIKAYNYLKTVVRGA; this is encoded by the coding sequence ATGCCGATTGATTCATCCAAGTTCTTCGATTCCATTCGCATCAAGCCCAACAAGCTGAGTGCGAAGCAGCAGGCGCAGACGCGCGAGGAAGCCGCCATGTGCGAGTGGGCGGGCTGCCAGAACAAGGGCCCGCACCGCGCGCCCAAGGGCCGGGAGAATTCCCGCGAGTACTGGCACTTCTGTCTCAACCACGTGCGCGAATACAACCAGTCCTACAATTTCTTCCAAGGCATGAACGCCGATGCCGTGGCGCGCTACCAGAAGGATGCGCTGACCGGCCATCGCCCGACCTGGAAGATGGGCGCCAACACCGCCGGCAAGAAGGGCAAGCAGCCCAGTGCCGAGGATTTTGACGGCGCCGCCGATCCGTTCAGCATGTTCTCCGAGCTCAACGGCCGCGGCCGCTGGCGACCAGGCCCGGGCGCGCAGGCCAAGACCGAAACGCGCAAGGTCATGAACGCCGAGCGCAAGGCGCTGCAGGTGATGGGGCTTACGTCCGAAGCAACGCTTGATGACGTCAAGGCCAAGTACAAGGCGCTGGTCAAACAGCACCATCCCGACGCCAATGGCGGCGACCGCTCCACCGAGGACCGCCTGATCGAGATCATCAAGGCGTATAATTATCTGAAGACGGTGGTGCGCGGCGCGTAG
- a CDS encoding esterase-like activity of phytase family protein encodes MPPLIGRRRLLKYAAAALSMAAVPCAALAQTAVQRPPKQTATDEFSVSAPVSIEVNARPLPSFDTRDRSRVRFGELEYRSGLILTSRFRGFGGLSGLRLDAKGERFIAISDKGGWFTGRIVYKGREMTGLDDVEASPVLGHDGKPITSRGWYDTEAIALDGSLVYVGLERVNQILRFDFAKGFTRAHGELIQLPLGVRKLPNNKGIEALVVVPKGLPLAGTLIAISERALDAQGNITAFLIGRTLGLFSIHRSDNFDISDAVLLPSGGLLLLERKFSWLGGVGIRIRRIALASIAPGALIDGPVIFEADLGSEIDNLEGIDAHVTPEGETVLTLVSDDNFSMIQRNLLLQFALVE; translated from the coding sequence ATGCCCCCGCTCATAGGCCGCCGCCGCCTTTTGAAATATGCAGCGGCGGCGCTTTCGATGGCGGCCGTGCCCTGCGCGGCATTGGCGCAGACCGCCGTTCAGCGGCCGCCGAAGCAGACCGCTACAGACGAATTCTCGGTCAGTGCGCCGGTTTCGATCGAGGTCAATGCCCGGCCGCTGCCCTCGTTCGACACCCGCGACCGCTCGCGTGTGCGGTTCGGCGAGCTCGAATATCGCAGCGGACTGATTCTTACCTCGCGTTTTCGCGGCTTCGGCGGATTGTCGGGCCTGCGGCTGGATGCCAAGGGCGAGCGTTTCATCGCCATCAGCGACAAGGGGGGCTGGTTCACCGGCCGAATTGTCTACAAGGGCCGCGAGATGACCGGACTCGACGATGTCGAGGCCTCGCCGGTGCTTGGCCACGACGGCAAGCCGATCACCTCGCGCGGCTGGTACGACACCGAGGCGATCGCGCTCGACGGCTCGCTGGTCTATGTCGGTCTCGAGCGCGTCAATCAGATACTGCGCTTCGACTTCGCCAAAGGATTTACCCGCGCGCATGGCGAATTGATTCAGTTGCCGCTGGGTGTGCGCAAGCTGCCCAACAACAAGGGAATCGAGGCGCTTGTCGTGGTGCCGAAGGGCTTGCCGCTGGCGGGAACGCTGATCGCGATCTCCGAACGCGCACTCGACGCGCAGGGCAACATCACAGCCTTCCTGATCGGTAGGACGCTGGGGCTGTTCAGCATCCACCGCAGCGACAATTTTGATATCAGCGACGCGGTGCTGCTGCCGTCCGGTGGGCTGCTGCTGCTCGAACGCAAATTCTCCTGGCTCGGCGGCGTCGGTATCCGCATCCGCCGCATCGCACTTGCTTCTATCGCCCCCGGGGCCCTTATCGACGGCCCCGTGATCTTCGAGGCCGATCTCGGCAGCGAGATCGACAATCTCGAGGGCATCGACGCCCATGTCACGCCGGAGGGCGAGACGGTCCTGACGCTCGTCTCCGACGACAATTTCTCGATGATCCAGCGCAACCTGCTGCTGCAATTCGCGCTGGTGGAATAG
- a CDS encoding AAA family ATPase — translation MMSQKLVILAGLPGSGKSTLAEGLSRHFSLPLFSVDPIEAAMWRSGLPRDHTGIAAYVVAQALAEEHLRLGQSVIIDAVNPVEAPRAAWRNLAEKHRANLSIIECICVDEATHRRRIEARMRQIEGMTEITWAEVEKRRTGYEAWIDARLTLDTSAHPPERLLAEAIGYLA, via the coding sequence ATGATGTCGCAGAAGCTCGTAATTTTGGCAGGGCTCCCGGGTTCCGGGAAGAGCACGCTGGCGGAAGGGCTTTCGCGGCATTTTTCGCTGCCGCTGTTTTCTGTCGATCCGATCGAGGCCGCGATGTGGCGCAGCGGCCTGCCCCGGGATCACACGGGAATTGCGGCATATGTCGTTGCTCAAGCATTGGCCGAAGAGCATCTGCGGCTGGGGCAGTCGGTTATTATTGACGCCGTCAATCCGGTTGAGGCGCCACGCGCCGCCTGGCGAAATCTCGCCGAAAAACATCGCGCGAATTTGTCGATCATCGAGTGCATTTGCGTGGACGAGGCGACGCACCGCCGGCGCATTGAAGCGCGAATGCGTCAAATCGAGGGAATGACCGAGATCACCTGGGCCGAAGTCGAAAAACGGCGTACCGGCTATGAGGCCTGGATCGATGCACGGCTGACGCTGGATACCTCGGCACACCCGCCTGAACGACTACTCGCCGAAGCCATCGGCTACTTGGCGTGA
- the cobT gene encoding cobaltochelatase subunit CobT, with protein MTTSNSKFRTGSKEAPTEPFKRAVTSCLRAIAKAPELDVTFAAERPGLAPGKARLPEPARKMTKRDAAIVRGHADSIALKLACHDPKVHRKLMPGNPQARGVFEAVEQARVEAIGSRRMSGVAKNLTAMLDDHFHRGKYDEITDRADAPLSDALAMLVRERLTGLAPPTAAKKMVDLWRPVLEGKIGTRLDKLSRVTEDQARFGDLVHDLLSALDLGDDRDADADDDENDDENQDGENDQSGAEGSPDSDAAQEMSADEAQASTDEMSESAMESAQASTSDTFDDGELGDDETPGEATRPNTRGANEPRGPEYHAFAPKFDEVIAAEDLCDHDELERLRSYLDKQLAHLQGIVARLANRLQRRLMAQQNRAWEFDLEEGILDPARLSRVVTDPYHPLSFMHEKEATFRDTVVTLLLDNSGSMRGRPITVAATCADILARTLERCGVKVEILGFTTRAWKGGQSREAWLAAGKPASPGRLNDLRHIIYKSADAPWRRSRKNLGLMMREGLLKENIDGEALDWAHKRLLGRAEQRKILMMISDGAPVDDSTLSVNPGNYLERHLRHIIEEIETRSPVELIAIGIGHDVTRYYRRAVTIVDAEELGGAITEKLAELFSETNGAAPAMGHHRPRRLHS; from the coding sequence ATGACGACGTCGAACTCCAAATTCCGCACCGGATCCAAGGAAGCCCCGACCGAACCGTTCAAGCGCGCGGTGACCTCGTGCCTGCGCGCAATCGCGAAGGCGCCGGAACTGGACGTGACGTTCGCGGCCGAGCGCCCCGGTCTCGCGCCGGGCAAGGCGCGGCTGCCCGAGCCCGCCCGCAAGATGACCAAGCGCGATGCGGCGATCGTGCGCGGCCACGCCGACTCGATCGCATTAAAGCTCGCCTGTCACGACCCCAAGGTACACCGCAAGCTGATGCCGGGAAATCCGCAGGCGCGCGGCGTATTCGAGGCGGTGGAGCAGGCGCGCGTCGAGGCCATCGGCTCGCGCCGGATGTCGGGCGTTGCGAAAAACCTCACAGCGATGCTCGACGATCATTTTCATCGCGGCAAATACGACGAGATCACCGACCGCGCCGATGCGCCGCTGTCGGATGCGCTGGCAATGCTGGTGCGCGAACGCCTGACTGGGCTCGCCCCGCCTACCGCTGCGAAGAAGATGGTCGATCTCTGGCGGCCGGTGCTGGAAGGCAAGATCGGCACCCGGCTCGATAAGCTCAGCCGCGTCACCGAGGACCAGGCCAGGTTCGGCGATCTCGTGCACGACCTCTTGTCGGCGCTCGACCTCGGCGATGACCGCGATGCGGATGCCGATGACGACGAAAACGATGACGAGAATCAGGACGGCGAGAACGATCAGTCCGGCGCCGAGGGTTCGCCCGATTCCGATGCCGCGCAGGAAATGAGCGCCGACGAGGCGCAGGCTTCCACCGACGAAATGTCGGAAAGCGCGATGGAGAGCGCGCAGGCCTCCACATCAGATACGTTCGATGACGGCGAGCTCGGCGACGACGAGACGCCAGGCGAGGCGACGCGGCCGAATACGCGCGGTGCCAACGAGCCGCGCGGACCGGAATATCACGCCTTTGCACCGAAATTCGACGAGGTCATCGCCGCCGAAGATCTCTGCGACCATGACGAGCTGGAACGCTTGCGTTCCTACCTCGACAAGCAGCTCGCCCATCTGCAGGGCATCGTCGCACGGCTCGCCAACCGGCTGCAGCGTCGCCTGATGGCGCAACAAAACCGCGCATGGGAATTCGATCTCGAGGAAGGTATCCTCGATCCCGCGCGCCTGTCGCGCGTGGTTACCGATCCCTATCACCCGCTGTCCTTTATGCACGAGAAGGAAGCCACCTTCCGCGATACCGTGGTGACGCTGCTTCTCGATAATTCCGGTTCGATGCGCGGCCGTCCGATCACGGTGGCGGCGACCTGCGCCGATATCCTGGCGCGCACGCTGGAGCGTTGCGGCGTCAAGGTCGAAATTTTGGGCTTCACCACGCGCGCCTGGAAGGGCGGCCAGTCCCGCGAGGCGTGGCTTGCCGCTGGCAAGCCGGCCAGTCCCGGACGCCTCAACGACCTCCGCCACATCATCTACAAATCGGCCGATGCGCCGTGGCGGCGTTCGCGCAAGAATTTGGGGCTGATGATGCGCGAGGGCCTCTTGAAGGAAAACATCGATGGCGAGGCACTGGACTGGGCGCACAAGCGGCTGCTCGGACGGGCCGAACAGCGCAAGATCCTGATGATGATTTCGGACGGCGCGCCGGTCGACGATTCCACGCTGTCGGTCAATCCCGGCAACTACCTCGAGCGGCATTTGCGCCACATCATCGAGGAGATCGAGACCCGTTCGCCGGTCGAGTTGATCGCGATCGGCATCGGTCACGACGTCACGCGCTACTACCGGCGCGCGGTCACCATCGTCGATGCCGAGGAGCTTGGCGGCGCCATCACCGAAAAACTCGCCGAGCTGTTCAGCGAGACCAACGGCGCCGCGCCCGCCATGGGCCACCACCGGCCGCGCCGCCTGCACTCGTGA